Below is a genomic region from Microbacterium galbinum.
CCGCGGCGTCCTCCGGGAGCAGCGGGTCCTCGAGCCAGGCGAGGCGCGGGTCTCCCCACTGCGCGATCTCGGCCAGCGCCTCGTCGGCATCGCGCCAGCCGAAGCCGACGTCGACGACGAGACCGGTCCCCGACGGCAGATCATCGCCGAGCAGGGCCAGCAGTTCGCGCATGTATGCCGGATCGGGCATACGCGAGATCTTCACCTGCGACCACCCGTCCGCCTGGGCGAGCACCTCGTCGGCGACCTCTCGAGGCGCACGCGCCGCCGAGGGGTAGGCGGCCACGAGCATCGCGTCGCGCGGGGCGTCCCCCGTGCCGAGCATCCGCCACAGGGGCATCTCCGCCCGTCGCGCGGCGACATCCCACAGCGCGATGTCGACCAGTCCGATCGCTCGGCGCACGAGGCCGACGCGCCCGACGATCGCGGTGCCGCGCAGCATCCGGTCCCATGTCGCGGCCGGATCGTCGGCATCCGCTCCGATCGCGTGCCCCACCACGAGCCGCTCGACGATCTCGGCCATCGGCGCCTCGCGCGACAGGCAGTAGGCGACGCCCGAGAAACCATCGGCGTCGGATGCGCGCACCGCGCTGTACTCGCGCCGGGTCACCGTCATCGCCCCGAGGTGCAGGGGCGCCGGAAGGGGCAGCACCGCCGTCGCCGTGTCGATGCGCGCGATGCCGGTCATGCGGGCTTCTTCGCGAGCGGCACACCGTAGTCGACGAGGAATCCGCCGTCGACGTACAGCGTCTGCCCGTTCATGTAACGCGATTCGTCGGACACGAGAAAGCTCACGGCCGCCGCGATCTCGCTCGCCTCGGCCAACCGCCGGGCCGGGATGCGCGACAGGATCGTGTCGAGGCTGAGCGTGCCCGCCTCGACGCCCTGACGGAACACCCCGGTGTCGACGTAACCCGGGGCGACCGCGTTGACCCGCACGCCGCGCGCGGCCCACTCGGCACCGGCGGTCGCGGTGAGACCGATCACGGCGGCCTTGGTCGTGGCGTACGGCGCGCGTCCGGCCGAGCCGCGCGACGAGATCGACGAGATGTTCACGATGCGGCCATCCCCGCGCTCGAGCATCCGGCGTCCGGCCGCCTGCAGCGCCGAGAAGACGCCGTGCAGGTTCACGTCGACGACCGCCTGCCATTCGCTCCACGTGAGGTCTTCGATCCCGCGATGCCGCTGGATCCCGGCGTTGTTCACGAGAACTTCGATGGGCCCGAGCTCGGCTTCGATGTCGCCGAACACGCGATCGACGCCGTCGTGATCGGTGACGTCGAGCTCGCGCCAGAGGATGCCGGCGGGGTTCTCACCGGCGGTGAGTCCGGGCACGCGATCGGCGGCGACGACGAGGTAGCCGTCGGCCGCGAGACGCTGGCCGATCTCCCAGCCGATGCCGGCGGAACCTCCGGTGACGATGGCGACGAGACGGGTCATTTCTCTCCTGGGGTCGTGGTCGCCAGAAGCGCGGCGACGAGGTCGGTGGCGTGCTTCTCGAGAAGCTCGAGAGCGCCGGGGGCGAGCGGGGTCTGCCAGGCCTGGTAGGCGCCGCGGTCGTAGGCGTCGCGCGTGGGGAGGTACACGAAGCCGGGTCCGTTCGCGAGGTTCATCACGACGATCGGGTTCTCGGGGAACCTCGCGCGCAGGGTCGTCTGCAACCGCGAGTACGCCTCGCCCGGGTGTCCGACGATCACCGCATCGCCGAGACGCCACGCCCACACGGGGTGCGCGACGGTCGGACCGTCGATGTACCCCTCGCGCAGATTGCGCGCGCGCCCGAGGCGCTCCTCGCGGGAGCGCGGATCGATGTCGGCCCACTCGCGCGCCAGATCGTCGAGCGTCGGCAGGTCGCGCAGGGGGAGGGAGACGGATGCCGTGACGCCGGCCGAGCGCCCTTCGTCTCGTCGCTCCGCTCCTCGCTCAGGGACCCGTTTGCGCCCCGCCCACACCGCCAGCGGCGCACCCGACTCGACGATGCGATCGAGCGTGAGTTCCTCGCCCGGAACCGGCAGCGCGTCCACCGCCGCGAGCACGGCGTGCCCGAGCGAGCGGCCGTGACGATCGGCCACCGTCACATCTCCCGTGTACTGCTCGCGCGGGGCGAGTTCGCCCGACGCGCCCTGCACGAACAGGCACGGGGCACCGGTCGCCGCCTCCACGACCTCTCGCATCGCGCCCACGTAGTCGGGCGACACCGCGCGACTCTGCCACGCGAGCGTCGTCGGGTGGCAGGCGTAGTTCACGAGCGTGGCGCGCACGCGACCTGCGACGCTCACCCGACCGATCACGACGGTGTCGTCGGCGACGGCATCCGGGTGGAAACCCACGAGCGCACGCCCGTCGAGATCGAGTTCGCGGTCGGCGGCGAGGGTGCAGTGTCCGGTCGTCCATTCGATCAGGCCGGCCTCGGCGGTGCTCAGCGCCTCGCGTCCGGCCGCGATGCCCGCGGCGGCGAGCGCATCGAGGTACCCGGGGATGAACTCGCCGCCGGGCAGATGCGCGTCGGCGGCGCAGAGCACGGCGCCCGCGTGCGTGTGCGAGAGCGAGAGCATGAGCTGGTCGGGAGCGAGCCCGAGGCCCGCGAGGATCGACCCGCGCACCCCCTGCTCGTCGGCGACCCGCCGCCACCAGGTGCCGTCGACCGCGAGCAGAACACGCGGACGGTCGTCGTCGCCGATCATCGCGAGGGCCGTCAGCTCGAACGGCCGATGCGCGCCCTCGGAGCGCTCCCAGTCGGCGGGCCCCCAGTTCTTGGCGCGGATGCCGGTGGGTGGCGTGATGTCTCGGCGCGCCACCCCGACCCGCAGCGCGCTGCGCGGAATGCGAATGCTGTCACCCAGAGCGGTGTTCATCGTGGGTGCTCCCGTCGTTCGGCCGTCTCATCGACCGATGCCATAGCATCGGTGCGAGCGTGCGACCTCGGAACCCCGAGCTCCGCCGATCGCCGCCCGTTCGGAAGGACTCCCCCGATGCGCACCGTGTCAGACCAGAACATCGCCGAGCAGGTCGCCGACGAGCTGCGCGCCGCGATCCACTCCGGCGAGCTCGCCCCCGGGGAGCGCCTGGTCGAGCGCAAGCTCGCCGACCGCCTCGGCGTCAGCCACATCCCGGTGCGCGAAGCCCTCACGCGGCTCGCCGAGGAGCGGCTCATCGTGCGCGAACCCCGCCGGGGTGCACGGGTCGCGGAGTTGACGGCATCCGATCTCGACGACATCTCGAGCCTGCGCATCGTGCTCGAGCAGTTCATGGCGATCCGGGTGCAGGAGCGGTGGAACGCGGATGCCGCGACGCGCCTCGAGACGATCGTCACCGCGATGGGCGCCGCCGCCCCCGGCGACGTCGACGAGGTGCTGCGGCAGGACCGGCTGTTCCACGAGACGCTCGCGGAACTGGCGGAGCACCGCTTCCTCGACGAGGTCAGCGCGCAGCTGCGCGGACGCATCGCCGGGTTCATCCGCGCCGCGAACGCCGCCCTCGACGTCGACGAGCAGGAGGAGCACGTGCGCAGCCACCAGGTGATCGTCGACGCGCTCGCGAGCGGCGACCCCGACCGCGTGCGCACCGTCGTCGCCGGGCACATCGCCCGAGCGGTCGAACGCATCACCCCGACGACAGGAGCAGACGCATGACCGCCAGAACGATCGTCCTCACCGGAGCATCCGACGGCATCGGCGCGGCCGCGGCCCGCCAGCTCGCCGCGACCGATCACCGGCTGATCCTCGTGGGGCGCTCGCCCGAGAAGACGAAGGCCGTGGCCGACGACACCGGCGCCGAGTACTTCTTCGCCGACTTCGCCCGCCTCGACGACGTGCGCGAGCTGGCCGCGAAGCTGACGGATGCCGTGGGCGCCGACGGCATCCACGTGCTGGCGAACAACGCCGGCGGCATCTTCGGCGACCGCACGCCCACGGTCGACGGTTTCGAGAAGACCATCCAGGTCAACCACCTCGCGCCGTTCCTGCTGACGAACCTGCTGATGCCGACGCTGCTGGCGTCGAAGGCGGCGGTGATCAACACGTCGAGCGTCGGGCACCGGCTCTTCGGGCACATCGACGTCGACGACCTCGACAACTCGAAGAAGTTCAGCGCCAACAAGGCCTACGGCGACGCGAAGCTCGCGAACGTGCTCTTCACGAAGAGCCTGCACACGAAGTTCCACCCCGACGGCTTGAGCTCGGTCGCCTTCCACCCCGGCACCGTGCAGACGAACTTCGCCTCGGACTCGTCGAGCCTGATGCGGCTCGTCTACCGGAGTTTCCTCGGCAGGCTGCTGCTCACGAGCACAGAGGAGGGCGGCGCGATCCTGCGCTGGTTCATCGAGGGAACCCCCGATGAGACGTGGTTCTCGGGCGCCTACTACGACGAGCGCACGCTGTCGTCGAAGACCAACCCGCAGGTCGACGACCCCGCCCTCGCCGAGGCCCTCTGGCAGCGCAGCGCGGAGCTCGTCGGGCTGTAGGGGATCCGGCGACTTCGATACTCTTCCGGAATGCCTCTCGCACTCGTCACCGGAGCCGCACGGTCGAACAGCATCGCCGCGGGAATCGTGCCCCGCCTGCGCGCCGACGGCTGGACCGTCGTGACCAGCGACCTCGACAGCGGCGACCACCCCGCCGACCTCTCCGACCCGGCCGCGCCCGAAGCCCTGATCGACCGTGTGCGTCGCGACCACGGCGAGCTCTCGGCCCTGGTCCTGAGCCATGCCCACGACGTGGAGTCGGGCATCCTCGACACGACCGCCGAGAGCTTCGACCGGCACGTCGCGGTCAATGCGCGTGCGAGCCTGCTGCTCATCGCCGCCTTCGCGCGTCAGGTCGGGCCCGACGGCGGTGCGGTCGTGGCCTTCACCAGCGACCACACCACCGGCAACCTCCCCTACGGAGCATCCAAGGGCGCACTCGACCGCATCGTGATCTCGGCCGCCCGCGAGCTGGGCCCGCAGGGCATCTCGGCGAACGTCGTCAACCCGGGGCCGATCGACACCGGATGGATGGACGACGAGATCCGCGATGCGCTGACCCCGATGCATCCGCTCGGCCGTGCGGGCACGCCGCGAGACATCGCCGGCATCACCGCCTTCCTGCTCTCGCCCGAGGGTCGGTGGATCTCCGGCCAACTCCTGCACACCGACGGCGGCTTCTCGGCCCGCTACTGACGCGGATGCCGCGCGGCGGGGCCCTTCGACAAGCTCAGGGACCCAGGTCTGCGCGCGGCGGGGCCCTTCGACAAGCTCAGGGACCCGGTCGCAAGAAACTGGGGCGCTGAGCCTGTCGAAGCGCCCGCCACGCATGAGCACCTCAGACCGTGACGTTCGCGGTGTCGACGACGCGGTCGCCCGCGGCGGGGAAGGCCGTGCGCGTCACGCCGGACTCGACGTTGGCGGTGTGCACGAGCGTCGACGACGACCCGAAAGCCCCGTCGCCGAGTTCGATCGCGCCGCCCTCGAAGCGGTTGCCGACCGCACGGTAGTGCGTGGCGCCGGTGGTGATCGACACGTGCGTCGCCGCCCCCTCGGCGCGGAACGTGCTGTCGGACAGCGCCACGTGCAGCTCGCCCGCTCCGGTGCGCGCCAGGCCCGTGCCGCCGACGTTCACGACGTCCGACCCCGCGACCTCGATGGTCTGGCGCTCGCCCCGCGCCGCCGCCACACGGGCGTTGCGCAGGGTCGAGCCCTCGAACCGCAGCCGCTCCGACTGCGACACGATCGGTGCGGCGTCGTCCGCTCCCACGAGCGTCGACCCCCGGAACGTCACGGCACCCGGGCCCGTGATCTTCAGTCCGCCCACTCCGTTGAGCACCGTGTCGACGAAGGTGACCGGGGTGGTGACGGCCGCACTCGTCAGCTCGCCGCCGGCCGCGACGAAGGTGACGTGCGAGCCCTCGATGAGGTTCGGCCGCGACGAGGCATCCGACTGCTGGGTGATGATGAGCGTGTCGGATGCCGTGCACCCGCGCAGCTGCGCACCGTCGGCGTTGATCCACAGCATGCCGGAGCCCGCGAGCGACGGCTTGCCGATGACCTGCACGTCTTCGAGCGTGAGGTCGGTGATGCGCACGCGGGCGACGAACCACGAGCACACGTGCTTGCGCACCGTGATGCGCTTGGCCGCCGAACCCCATGCCGCACCGGAGTTCGCGAAGGTCATGAGCCCCGAGTTGCCGGTGTAGGTGAGGTCGTGCTCGTACTGGCCGTGGGTGACGAACGGTCCCTGGTCGTCACCGTCGCCGTGGCAGTTCTCGACGAGGCAGTAGGCGCTCGCGGTGAAGTCGTTGAGGTGGCGCGCGTTGGCCGTATGGCAGTTCGCGACGTAGCCGTAGAGGCAGTAGATCTGCTGCGTCAGGTACCCGGCACCACCCCAGGTCACCGAGGTGGGGTTCTTGAGCGTGCAGCTCACGGTCGAGTAGTAGGTGTTCCAGCGGCGCTGGATCAGCGGCCAGAAGGTGCCGGTTCCGTCGATGTGGTCGACGTCGCAGCGCACCGCGTACTCGAAGGCGAGGGGGTGCGACCCGGTGTACTCGTCGGTCCCGGTGCCGAGGAACTTCAGGTTCGAGACCGTCACGTCCTGCACGGGCAGCACGTGACGCCAGGTCATCGTGCGGTCGGCGGCGAGCGGCCAGCCGTTCTTGTAGTTGATGCGGATGTGCGTGCCGTCGACGATCTGCGTCACCTGCACCAGTCTCTGCAGCTCGCGCTCCCAGCGGCCGGCGAGCGCGTTCACCTCGGCCGCGTACCAGTCGCCGACCGTGAAGAACGACGAATCGGCGACCGGGAAGACGTCGCCGAGGTCGGGCACGACCTCGTTCAGGCGCGCCTCCTGCGCCGCACCCGTCACCTCGCCCTGGAAGAACATCACGGCGGCGAACGGGTCGTCCTTGCCGGCGTTCTCGATGCCGACGGTCGTCATCAGGTGGTTGCCGAAATCGAAGGCGATGCCCGAGCGGCGGAAGATGTGCCGACGCACGAAGTTGAGGTCGCTGTGCGCCTCGACGCGGTGGATGCTCGGATCGTTCACCATCGCATCGAGCGCATCATCGGCGTTCACGCTCGCGTCCATGATCCCGAACGCGCGGAAGTCGACGACGCCGTGATGCACGAGCACCCACGCGCCCTCCTTCCGCGCGGCGATGACGGTGCCGCCGTTCACGGCCGGGGCGTCCTTTTTCACGAACCGGTAGAGGCCGTTGCCACCGTCACCCGGCGCCGCGTAACCGCTCGTGCGTACGAGGTCGCCCGCCTTGCCCTTCAGCGAGGGCAGGTCGGTCGCGAGACCGGCGTTGCCGACGTCCTTCGAGCCCGAAGAGCTCATCGGCGCCACCGGGCCGGCGGCCTGCGCGGGTGTCTGCACCGCGACCGCCGCCACACCGCCGAGGGCGGCGGCGCCGAACCCGGCGAGCAGCATGCGTCTGCTGCGCAGCGCGGCGGTCGAGGTGGTGCTGTCGGTGTCGTGCGTGATCGTCATGTCGTACCTCCTTGCGGCAGCGTGGCCGCGGTCGGGCGTGCGGCCTCGCGGTCGTCACGCAACATCCGGTTCAGTCCCCAGAGCCCCCAGAGGTCTTCGGTTTCATGCCATCGACGCCAAGTGCGCGCGATCGACGGCATGGGCGAGCGGTCGACCCGAAGCGAAGCGATCGAGCTCGTCGGCCACGATGCGCCCCTGGCGCAGCCGGCCCTCGGTCGTGCCGGCCGCCCGGTGCGGCGTGAGCAGCGCGCCGGTCAGCGTGCGCAGCGGATGCTCCGCACCGAGGGGCTCCTCGTCGAACACGTCGATCGCGGCGCTGAGACGCCCCGCTCGCACCTCGTCGACGAGCGCCTCCTCATCGACGAGCCAGGAGCGCGCGGTGTTCACGAGACCGGCGCCGTCGGGCATCAGAGCCAGTTCCCGGCGTCCGATGAGATGGTGGGTCTCGGGCAGCGTCGGCGCGTGCACGGCGACGATCCGCGCCCGCTCCATGGCGGCGTCGAGCGTGACGAGTTCGGCACCCAGAGCGGATGCCGCGGCCCGATCGAGCGTCGGGTCGACGAGCAGCGGACGCGCGCCCAGCAGCCGGATGAGTTCGAGGTAGGCGCGACCCGTGCGCGATGCCCCGATCACCGCGATCGGGGCATCGAGGATCTCGTGCTGCGCCGGGACGCCCGCGTCCCAGCCGCCGCCCCGCAGCCCGTTGTGCATCTCGGGCACGCGATGCAGCAGCGCGAGCGTGAAGGCGAGCGACACCTCCGCGACCGATCGCGCCATGCCCGCCCCCGCCTGCGTGACGACGACGCCCCGGTCGAACAGCTCCGCGGTCGCGAACGCCTTGATCGAGGCACCCGTGTGCGCGACGAGCTCGAGCCGCGGCATCCGGTCGAGCACGGCGGCGTCGAACGGATCGATGCCCCAGCTCGTGATCACGACGCGCACCTCGTCGAGCGGCGCATCCGTCAGCCGGTCCACCCGCACGAACGATCCCCCCAGCCGCCCGGCGACCCCCTCGAGGCGATCGGCATCGTCGGGCGAGAAGAACTCCGCGTACAGCGCCTCGGACACCACTGCGACCACGACGGGGAGGGCGCTCATCGCAACCAGTCCTCGCGGTGCGCGGCGATGAACGCGTCGTCGTTCAGCGCGGGGTAGGCCCGGCGTACGCGGGCGATCTCCTCGGCCTGCCCGGGGGAGAGGCCCTCGGCGGGGTCGAGGCACCAGGTGCCCTCGAGCAGACCCTGCTGTCGCAGCATCTCGTGCACTCCCGCGATCACGCCGTGGAAGTCGTTGCCCGGGTCGAACACCGCCTGGTTGACGTCGACCATGTCGGAGGCGAGGAGGCTCAGCTCGCGATAGGCCGTGGCATCCCCCGCCATCGCACGGTGCGCCTTCTCGAGCAGCGCGACCGCGGCGCGCGTGCCGACGGCCCACTGGCCGAGCAGTCCGCCGACGAAGCGCAGCGTGCGCGGCCCGTCGGGCGACTCGACGTGGAACTCCGCGAGCAGGTCGGCGACGATCGCATCGTCGTTGCCGGTGTACAGCGCGATCGCGTCGGCACGACCGGATGCCGCGACCCCGCGCACCAGTTCGAGGGTGCGGTAGCGGTCGAAGGGCGCCGCTTTCACGGCCACGACCGCGGGGATCGCCGCGAACTCGCGCCAGAAGTCGCGGTCGAGAACCGGGCCGCCGATCGCGGTCTGCAGGTAGAAGCCTACGAGCGGCAGCACCTCGCCGACGGCGCGGGCGCGGTCGAGCAGCGCGCGCTCGTCGGCACCCGCGACGCGCGGGCTGATGAGCACCGCGTCGTAGCCGAGCGAGCGTGCGAGCTCGGCTTCGGCGACCGCCTGCGCGGTGTCGCCGGCCACCCCGGCGATGCGCACGAGAGCGGGATCGGAGCGGGCATCCATCTCTTCGGCCGCGAGCGCGAGCACCGGCTCGAAGAGGGCGTGCTCGGGGTCGCGGATCTCGAACTGCGTGGTGTGCACGCCGACGGCGAGGCCCCCGGCCCCGGCGTCGAGGTAGTAGCGCGACAGGGCGCGCTGGCGACGCTCGTCGAGTGCGCGATCGGCGGTCAGTGCGAGCGGATGCGCGGGGATCACCGCGCCGCGGGCCAGAGTGGCCGCGGCTTCGGGACGCAGCGACGGCACGGTCGCGGTACGCGCGGCGGAGGTCGCCATCAGAACTTCCCGTCCCGCACGGCCCACTTGGTGGGCTTGGCGATCATGGGCAGGCCGCCCGCGATCCAGTCGGCCTGCATCGCGATGAGCGTCTCGGCCGACACCGACGGGTAGCCGAACAGCGCCATGCACCGACGCGCATCGCTGAGCAGCGCGGTCGGCTGGGGCTCGTCGACGAGGTCGACCTCGCGGTCGAACAGCGCTCCGAAGCGGCTGGCGATCGACTCGACGCTCAGCAGCTCGGGACCGGTGAGGTTGATCGTGAACGGGTCGGTGGAGGCGTGGTTCAGACTGCGCAGCACCACCTCGTTCGCGTACCCCTGCCAGATCACGTTGACGTTGGCGGTGGCGACCGACACCGGCTCACCCGCGTTCACCGCGCTGCCGATGTCGGCGAGCACGCCGTAGCGCAGATCGACGGCGTAGTTGAGGCGGAGGATCGCGACCTTCGTCCCGCGCTCCTGCGCACCGAACTCGAACACCCGCTCGCGTCCGAGGCACGACTGCGCGTACTCGCCGATCGGTGCGGGAGCGAGCTCTTCCGATGCTCCGCCCGACGACGCCGGCACGAAGGGGTAGACGTTCCCGGTCGACAGCACCGAGATCGCGCTGTCGCGGTAGCGGCGGGCGACCCGGTCGGGCAGCGCCGCGTTGACCTCCCACGCCCACGAGGCGTTGGTCGCGGCCCCGAACTTCGCCCCCACCATGAACACCACGTTCGGGGCATCCGGCAGCGACGAGAAGTCGTCGTTCTCGATGAGGTCGAACGGCACGACGCGCACGCCGGCCTTCTCGAGGCGCGCACGGATCTCGGCGTCGCCGAACCGCGAGACGGCGTAGACCGCATCGGCCTCACGGCCCGCGGCATCCATTCCCCGACGGGCCAGCATCGCGAGGGTCGGGCCCATCTTTCCGCCGGCCCCGAGGATGACGAGGTCGCCCGAACCGCTCGCGAGGTCGTCGACGAGCGCGTCGCTCGGTGTCGCGAGGGCCTCCTCGAGATCGGCCTCGGAGGTGAAGTGGCGCTGAGGCATGTGGTGCTTTCCCTTCTTCTCAGCTGGTGTCTCTAGCCCTTGATGCCGGTGCCCGTGACGCCCTCCTGCACGTAGCGCTGAGCGATCAGGTACGCGAGGAAGATGGGCAGCAGCGCGACGACCGACCCCGCGAGCATCGTGCTCAACGGGACGTTCTGCTGCTGCAGCGACGAGATGCCGACGGTGAGGGTGAACATCGAGTTCGACTTGGCGATGATGAGCGGCCACAGGAAGTCGTTCCAGTGCCACAGGAACACGAAGATGCCGAGGGTCGCGAGGATCGGCTTGCACAGCGGCAGGACGATGCGCAGGAAGATGCGGAACTCGCCCGCACCGTCGATCCGCGCGGCCTCGAACAGTTCGTCGGGCAGCCCCTGGATGAACTGGCGCATGAGGAACACGGCCTGCGCGTTCGCGAGCGTCGGCAGGATGAGGCCCCAGTAGGTGTCGATGCCGCCGAGGTTCGCCATCAGGATGAACGTCGGGATGAGGGTGACGTGGAACGGCACCATCACCATCGCGAGGAACGACCAGAACATCACCTCCTTGCCGCGGAAGCGCTTCTTGGCGAACGCGTACCCGGCGAGCGCCGACAGGAACAGCACGGCGACGACCGAGACGAGCGAGTAGACGAGCGTGTTGAACAGCCAGCCGAGGATGTTCTGCCCGCCGAGCACCTGCTCGTAGGACTCGAAGGAGATGTCGGTCCAGGGGATCAGCGATCCGGGAAGGTCGACCACCATGCCGGGCTTGAGGCTCAGCACGACCATGGCGTAGAAGGGGAAGAAGCTCAGGATGCCGGCGAGGCTCAGCCAGATCCACCGCACGACCACGCCCATGCGGGTCGGTTCGAGGGCGCGGAACGAGCGATGGCGGCGCGGGGCGGCCGGTTTCTGCGGCGGCGCCGAGACCGGCGTCTGCGTGGGCGGCTGGATCAGGGCGGTCATTTCTGCTTTCCGATCACGAGGCGCTGGATGAGGGCGACCACGAGGGTCATCACGAAGAGGGCGACACCGACCGCGGCCGCGTAGCCGTAGTCGAAGTACCGGAAGCCCTGGTCGTAGAGCAGGTAGACGAGCGAGTAGCTGGCGTTCGCCGGCCCACCCTGGGTCATCACGTAGATGACGTCGAAGACCTGGAAGGCGGCGGTCGTCTCGATCACCGCGAGGAAGAAGAACGTCGGGCGCAGGTACGGCAGCACGATGTAGCGGAAGCGTTTCCACGCCCCTGCCCCGTCGACCAGCGCCGCCTCCTCGAGCTCGCGAGGGACGTCCTGCAGGGCCGCGATGATGATCATCATGCCGTAGCCGAACCGCGACCAGACGCCCACGACGACGATCGCGGGGATGACGAGCACGGTGCTGCCGAGCCACGAGCCGCCGAGCCCGAGCGGAGCCATGAGCTGCGACCAGGGCCCGTTGCTCGAGAAGATCCAGACGAAGATGCTGCCCGCGAGCACGAGCGAGGTGATGACGGGGAGGAAGAAGATCGACCGGAAGAACCGCGCACCGCGGAACGCGCG
It encodes:
- a CDS encoding carbohydrate ABC transporter permease, which produces MTALIQPPTQTPVSAPPQKPAAPRRHRSFRALEPTRMGVVVRWIWLSLAGILSFFPFYAMVVLSLKPGMVVDLPGSLIPWTDISFESYEQVLGGQNILGWLFNTLVYSLVSVVAVLFLSALAGYAFAKKRFRGKEVMFWSFLAMVMVPFHVTLIPTFILMANLGGIDTYWGLILPTLANAQAVFLMRQFIQGLPDELFEAARIDGAGEFRIFLRIVLPLCKPILATLGIFVFLWHWNDFLWPLIIAKSNSMFTLTVGISSLQQQNVPLSTMLAGSVVALLPIFLAYLIAQRYVQEGVTGTGIKG
- a CDS encoding carbohydrate ABC transporter permease translates to MTTATMPKKPQGTVTRLLARREARVAYLFVLPAFLLFIAFRFGPSIAGVALSFFDYDISGEIAWRGLDHFQRLVADPLFWRAMGTTLVYTVFAVPISLALSTIMALGVRRAFRGARFFRSIFFLPVITSLVLAGSIFVWIFSSNGPWSQLMAPLGLGGSWLGSTVLVIPAIVVVGVWSRFGYGMMIIIAALQDVPRELEEAALVDGAGAWKRFRYIVLPYLRPTFFFLAVIETTAAFQVFDVIYVMTQGGPANASYSLVYLLYDQGFRYFDYGYAAAVGVALFVMTLVVALIQRLVIGKQK